The following nucleotide sequence is from Oncorhynchus clarkii lewisi isolate Uvic-CL-2024 chromosome 6, UVic_Ocla_1.0, whole genome shotgun sequence.
ATTGCTTCACGAAGTGAGCAGTCCACACTAGGCCCAGTAGCAGTTATGTTCATGGATTTTATTACACATATAAAAACACATGTATCTTTCTACAACAGACAACATGTCTTAAATAACAGATACAAAAAGTAGACAGCATGGGTAAAAGGCAGCGATTGATATATGGTCCTAAAACAGTTATATATCAAACAGCATAGTTATCATAGGAAGTCACTCTTATAGTAATAGACCACAGTCAAGTAAAGTACATGTACAAAAAAATATAGCTTTACACATTCAAGTCTTTTTGTGCAATTTATGCCAATAGCAGCATATCTGGCAAGTCACATTCATTATCTTTTCAGTAGATTGTGCATTTTCATTTCTTCCTCTTCTCAGTCTTATTTTGGTTGTACCTCAACAGCATTTGATCATATCATCATATCAGTTTGTCATGTGATGGTCTGTGCCTGGGGGCGTTTAGTTCTTGATGTTCTGGCGACACAGAGGGCAGGTTCCAAACTCTTGGATCACTCTGGTGGCACACTGGAGACACAGGCACTGGTGGCCACACCGCAGGCTGATACAGGCCTTCTGGCTCATACACACTGCGCAGTCCTCTACACTCTCACCGTCTGCAATCAGAACAGATATGCTCAGTTACATGACCTGTAAGTTCAAGTGGGACTCGGCTCGGCATGGCTTTGAAGTTAGGGTGGTTGGTGGTGTGGTGTCCAAAAGGCTGCTCACTCCTGTGTGAGGctaacatgtactgtagctacagtatgtcctTGAAGCAGCATGGCtgtagctagggttagtgttgtggttagggttgagcctggatgtggacatgtagctagggttaggggtgtggttagggttgagctggagtgtggacatgaagctatggttagtgttgtggttagggttgagcctggatgtggacattaactagggttagggttgtggttagagtTGAgtctggatgtggacatgtagctagggatagggttgtggttagggttgagctggagtgtggacatgaagctagggttacagttgtggttagggttgagctggagtgtggacatgtagctagggttacagttgtggttagggttgagcctggatgtggacataaactagggttagggttgtggttagggttgagcctggatgttgacatgaaactagggttagtgttgtggttagggttgagcctggatgtggacatgtagctagggttagggttgtggttagggttgagcctggatgtggacatgtagctagggttaggggtgtggttagtgttgagctggagtgtggacatgaactagggttagtgttgtggttagggttgagcctggatgtggacattaactagggttagggttgtggttagggttgagcctggatgtggacatgtagctagggttaaggttgtggttagggttgagctggagtgtggacatgaagctagggttacggttgtggttagggttgagctggagtgtggacatgaactagggttagtgttgtggttagggttgagctggagtgtggaaatgtagctagggttagtgttgtggttagggttgagcctggatgtggacctgtagctagggttaggggtgtggttagggttgagctggggagtggacatgaactagggttagtgttgtagttagggttgagcctggatgtggacttgaactagggttagggttgtggttagggttgagcctggatgtggacatgtagctagggttagggtttggttagggttgagcctggatgtggacatgaactagggttagtgttgtggttagggttgagcctggataaGGACATCaactagggttggggttgtggttagggttgagcctggatgtggacatgaactagggttagggttgtggttagggttgagctggagtgtggacatgaactagggttatggttgtggttagggttgagcctggatgtggacatgaaaccagggttagggttgtggttagggttgagcctggatgtggacatgtagctagggttagggttgtggttagagttgagcctggatgtggacatgtagctagggttaggggtgtggttagggttgagctggagtgtggacatgaactagggttagtgttgtggttagggttgagcctggatgtggacattaactagggttagggttgtggttagggttgagcctggatgtggacatgtagctagggttaaggttgtggttagggttgagctggagtgtggacatgaagctagggttacggttgtggttagggttgagcctggatgtggacatgtagctagggttagtgttgtggttagggttgagctggagagtggacatgaactagggttagtgttgtggttcgGGTTGAGgttggatgtggacatgaactagggttagtgttgtggttagggttgagctggagtgtggacatgaactagggttagtgttgtggttagggttgagctggagtgtggacatgaactagggttagtgttgtggttagggttgagcctggatgtggacatgtagctagggttaggggtgtggttagggttgagctggagtgtggacatgaactagggttagtgttgtggttagggttgagcctggatgtggacatgtagctagggttaggggtgtggttagggttgagctggagtgtggacatgaactagggttagtgttgtggttagggttgagctggagtgtggacatgtagctagggttagtgttgtggttcgGGTTGAgcttggatgtggacatgaactagggttagtgttgtggttagggttgagctggagtgtggacatgaactagggttagtgttgtggttagggttgagcctggataaGGACATGAACAAGGGttggggttgtggttagggttgaggctggaATGTTGACaagaactagggttagggttgtggttagggttgagctggagtgtggacatgaactagggttagggttgtggttagggttgagcctggatgtggacatgtagctagggttaggggtgtggttagggttgagctggagtgtggacatgaactagggttagtgttgtggttagggttgagcctggatgtggacattaactagggttagggttgtggttagggttgagcctggatgtggacatgtagctagggttaaggttgtggttagggttgagctggagtgtggacatgaactagggttagtgttgtggttagggttgagctggagtgtggacatgtagctagggttagtgttgtggttagggttgagcctggatgtggacatgtagctagggttaggggtgtggttagggttgagctggagtgtggacatgaagctagggttagtgttgtggttagggttaagttggagtgtggacatgtagctagggttagtgttgtggttagggttgagcctggatgtggacatgtagctagggttaggggtgtcattagggttgagcctggatgtggacataaactagggttagggttgtggttagggttgagcctggatgtggacatgaaactagggttagtgttgtggttagggttgagcctggatgtggatatgtagctagggttagtgttgtggttagggttgagctggagtgtggacatgaactagggttagtgttgtggttagggttgagcctggatgtggacatgtagctagggttagtgttgtggttagggttgagctggagtgtggacataaactagggttagggttgtggttagggttgagcctggatgtggacatgtagctagggttagggttgtggttagggttcagcctggatgtggacattaaCTAAgattagggttgtggttagggttgagctggagtgtgaacatgtagctagggttagtgttgtggttagggttgagctgtagtgtggacatgaagctagggttagtgttgtggttagggttgagctgaagtgtggacatgtagctagggttagggttgtggttagggttgagcaggagtgtggacatgaagctagggttagggttgtggttagggttgagctggagtgtggacatgaactagggttagtgttgtggttagggttgagctggagtgtggacatgtagctaggtttAGTGTTGtcgttagggttgagcctggatgtggacatgtagctagggttaggggtgtggttagggttgagctggagtgtggacatgaactagggttagtgttgtggttagggttgagcctggatgtagacattaactagggttagggttgtggttagggttgagctggagtgtggacatgaactagggttagggttgtggttagggttgagcctggatgtggacatgaaaccagggttagggttgtggttagggttgagcctggatgtggacatgtagctagggttagggctgtggttagggttgagcctggatgtggacatgtagctagggttaggggtgtggttagggttgagctggagtgtggacatgaactagggttagtgttgtggttagggttgagcctggatgtggacatgaactagggttcgGGTTGTGGTTAGgattgagcctggatgtggacatgtagctagggttagggttgtggttagggttgagctggagtgtggacatgaagctagggttagggttgtggttagggttgagctggagtgtggacatgaactagggttagtgttgtggttagggttgagctggagtgtggacatgaactagggttcgggttgtggttagggttgagctggagtgtggacatgaactagggttagggttgtggttagggttgagctggagtgtggacatgaactagggttagtgttgtggttagggttgagctggagtgtggacatgtaggtagggttagggttgtggttagagtTGTggctagggttgtggttagggttgtggttagatttgtggttagggttgtggttagggttgagcctggatgtggacatgttgctagggttagggttgtggttagggttgagcctggagtgtggacatgaactagggttagggttgtggttagggttgagcctggatgtggacatgaactagaactagggttagggttagggtttagctggagtgtggacatgtagctagggttagtgttgtggttagggttgagctggagtgtggacatgaagctagggtttgtgttgtggttagggttgagctggagtgtggacataaactagggttagggttgtggttagggttgagcctggatgtggacatgaactagggttcgggttgtggttagggttgagcctggatgtggacatgaactaggacTAGGGTGGTGGTTatggttgagctggagtgtggacatgaactagggttagtgttgtggttcgGGTTGAGgttggatgtggacatgaactagggttagtgttgtggttagggttgagcctgaatgtggacatgaactagggttagtgttgtggttagggttgagcatggatgtggacatgaactaggactagggttgtggttagggttgagcctggatgtggacatgaacttgggttagggttgtggttagggttgagctggagtgtggacatgaactagggttaggggtgtggttagggttgagctggagtgtggacatgtactagggttaggggtgtggttagggttgagcctggatgtggacatgaactagggttagggttgttgttagagttgtggttagggttgtggttagggttgtggttaggtttgagcctggatgtggacatgttgctagggttagggttgtggttagggttgagcctggagtgtggacatgaactagggttagggttgtggttagggttgagcctggatgtggacatgaactagaacttgggttagggttagggttgtggttagggttgagcctggatgtggacatgaactaggacTAGGTTATTCATAAGCGTACGGCCCTAAACAGAGACCGAAAATATGTTGACATGCAGATAATCAGTAACTCTGTGCTATTAAATGTCTTTGTAATTACATTTTATAATGAGAAATATGTAACATGATGAGCAGCATAAGTATTGCTTCACGAAGTGAGCAGTCCACACTAGGCCCAGTAGCAGTTATGTTCATGGATTTTATTACACATATAAAAACACATGTATCTTTCTACAACAGACAACATGTCTTAAATAACAGATACAAAAAGTAGACAGCATGGGTAAAAGGCAGCGATTGATATATGGTCCTAAAACAGTTATATATCAAACAGCATAGTTATCATAGGAAGTCACTCTTATAGTAATAGACCACAGTCAAGTAAAGTACATGTACAAAAAAATATAGCTTTACACATTCAAGTCTTTTTGTGCAATTTATGCCAATAGCAGCATATCTGGCAAGTCACATTCATTATCTTTTCAGTAGATTGTGCATTTTCATTTCTTCCTCTTCTCAGTCTTATTTTGGTTGTACCTCAACAGCATTTGATCATATCATCATATCAGTTTGTCATGTGATGGTCTGTGCCTGGGGGCGTTTAGTTCTTGATGTTCTGGCGACACAGAGGGCAGGTTCCAAACTCTTGGATCACTCTGGTGGCACACTGGAGACACAGGCACTGGTGGCCACACCGCAGGCTGATACAGGCCTTCTGGCTCATACACACTGCGCAGTCCTCTACACTCTCACCGTCTGCAATCAGAACAGATATGCTCAGTTACATGACCTGTAAGTTCAAGTGGGACTCGGCTCGGCATGGCTTTGAAGTTAGGGTGGTTGGTGGTGTGGTGTCCAAAAGGCTGCTCACTCCTGTGTGAGGataacatgtactgtagctacagtatgtcctTGAAGCAGCATGGCTTAGATGTTTCAATAAATGTTTAGCCACACAATAGTACATGTGTGTAAAATGTTAGCCTTGGAAAAATGTTTGGTTTGAAATAGTATTGAACATTATTATTTTAAGAATAGCTAGATGAGTTATCAAGCAATTACATTCACATGAAGGATATTTTTCATTTAAAAGTTCTAAAACAAGATAGAGTTTGTTGTATCATGAGGCTTACTTGATGTCTGCTTATTGGCTGGACATGGAAGAGGATATCTGTCATGGCTGTCATCACACATTTGCTTCACATTCACATATTTGTCTACGTTGAGCGAGGCATGTCTCTGATGAGCAGAACAGGAGGAATGCCGTTGAGGAGCAGGACAGGATTTTTGATTACACAAAAAGTATTTCTTCTCCGAACCTACAAGAGATAACCAGATATGTAGTTAGTCCCTGACAGTTGGACAtcagtagccctttcctgcaatcaatgaccaaaagcgccctctttggcctcatgggtggaatgatattaatatttttcataatttcataattagtAAAGATTATTATTAAAAACCTGACAAAAATCCAGTGTTTAAATACATAACATGTAATTGATGAGATTGGAACcgggtgtgaaggaagacaagacaaaaccaacggaaaattaaaaatggatcagtgatggctagaaggtcggtgacgttgaccgccgaacaccgcccgaacaaggagagggaccgacttcggcagaagtcgtgacagtgacGTATATATAGcataatattgggatgcaaactgaaaatgtaacatttcaactctatatctgacatggtacgtgtcttctttttttaagcccataaccatgtgtgtgaggtgtatacttttgtttcaaagaagatttgtttaagactaccaagaatcactctgtgtgacaatgatttagcccactgcagtaaaaagtTAAACTAATAGATCAaatgagaaggacagacagactgttcATTCATACATGTTCCACTGATTTCTGAACTTACCCAGTAAGAGCACAGAGCAGGTCTGCCCATACACATCAATCATGGCCCACAGGGGCCAGCTGAGGTCTACTCCCTCCAGCAGTTTGTGTTGTCGGCCGTTGGCATTCCTGAAATACAATGTACCGCCATAGGAGACCCAGAACTCCAGCTCTGAGCCTGCAAGGCAGCACATCTCAGGCACAGGAGCGGCCCAGTGTCCAGGGGTGTCTGTGAGGTCTGGGATGGCCATGGAGGGCAAGTCTCTGGCAATTGGAGGTACAGTGGTGAAGCCTATACGCATGGCTCCACACCAGTTCAGCCCACACCGCTCCACTCGCAGACACACCCTCTCCTGGGGCTGTACTGGGCGGCTGCTGAACACCAGGCCATGTCTGAAGGTGTCCCCAGTCCTGTCTGCCCGTCTAGCTCCCTGGCTCAGGCTCACCAAAGCCCCCACCGCCTCCCTATGGAAGGTCAAGGGGCCCAGGCAGCGGGGTCCACAAACGTGTGCTGGCTCAGGCTCTAAAGAAGATTTGAAAAGGGGAAGTAGGGCTAATCATTTGAATGCTACAGTACCTCAGTCAGGGATGAAAAAGATAGCTGTTGTTGACAGACATGATGATTAAAATGATCAAAACAACATAGAAATGAATATCTGAATGTGACTGAGATTGAAACTGCTTTACTGCTTTATGGAATTGATTCTATGCAAGCCAACAAAGTTGATTGCCTCGGTATAGGAAAGGCTTTTGTCAAATAATCTTAAATGACAGCAATTCTCATTCACTGATCAATACAAATACTGAATGTTACTTGCAAAAGAGGAGATGAGATTAtgttagtgttattattattttagttTTGCATTAACACTGCCAGCAAGAAAGGCGGTAACACTATGTTGATAGATACATTTTAAGGAAGAGTCTTGTTTACATCACATTCCTGTTTACAGTGCCCTAAACAATTATCTGATTTGTCTTACATTAAATTGTATCTCCCCATTAACCTGTCCTAAACTTGTGTCTCAAATTAAATCATTAATTCACATTAATAACAATTTAGCCCCCTCTCACCCTGGACCAGAGAAGCCTCTGGATAGCAGAGTTCTTGTCACTAGTAAATCTAATTCCTAGTCTCGCCATAATAACACTTTTAAAAAAGAAAACAGATTATATGGCTGGTTGCCAGAAAATCTCTTATTCAATTGTATATCGTAAATGACAGGTTGTTCTTCCTCGAGGATCTGCCACATCCATGGGTAACTGCCATGCATAGTATGTCAGTGTTGTGAATGACAAGCTTTACTGTTATCTGTGCCTACCAGAATCCCTTGATGTAAATGTGCATGATTCATTGAAGGAAAAATATTGTAACGTTTGTAGATATAAAGATCCATTTTACATAAGACCATTATAATATAAGT
It contains:
- the LOC139410910 gene encoding E3 ubiquitin-protein ligase NEURL3-like, producing MHYITEDTKSNMYQMVSRSLEPEPAHVCGPRCLGPLTFHREAVGALVSLSQGARRADRTGDTFRHGLVFSSRPVQPQERVCLRVERCGLNWCGAMRIGFTTVPPIARDLPSMAIPDLTDTPGHWAAPVPEMCCLAGSELEFWVSYGGTLYFRNANGRQHKLLEGVDLSWPLWAMIDVYGQTCSVLLLGSEKKYFLCNQKSCPAPQRHSSCSAHQRHASLNVDKYVNVKQMCDDSHDRYPLPCPANKQTSNGESVEDCAVCMSQKACISLRCGHQCLCLQCATRVIQEFGTCPLCRQNIKN